The Thioalkalivibrio nitratireducens DSM 14787 DNA segment TTGCCTTCTCCGTCTGGGTTACCGAGTGGCGCACCCGTTTCGTGCGCGAGGCCAATCTGCGCGACAACGAGTCCAACACCCGAGCGATCGACAGCCTGCTGAACTACGAGACCGTGAAATACTTTGGCAACGAGCGCTTCGAGGCTGAGCGCTACGACCGGGGACTCGCCGCCTGGGAAACCGCCAGAATGAAAAACGTGCTGTCGCTGGTACTGCTGAACAGCGGCCAGGCGCTGATCATCGCCACCGCGATCACGGTGATGATGGTGTTGGCGGCCTACCAGGTCGCGGCGGGCACGATGACACTCGGCGATCTGGTGATGGTGAACGCCTACATGATCCAGCTGTTCATCCCCCTGAACTTCCTGGGTTTCGTCTACCGCGAGATCCGGCAGTCGCTGGCCAACATCGAGCGGCTGTTCGGGTTGCTCGAAAAGCCGGTGAAGGTCGAAGACCGCCCGGGCGCACCGGATCTGCACGTCACCGCCGGCACGGTACGCTTCGAAAACGTGCGTTTCCGCTACCACCCGGACCGTCCGATCCTTGAAGGCGTTTCGCTGGAAATTCCGGCGGGCCAGAAGGTCGCGGTGGTCGGACCCAGCGGGGCTGGCAAGTCGACGCTTTCGCGGCTGTTGTTCCGCTTCTACGACGCCGATCGAGGCCGGATCACGATCGACGGGCAGGACATCCGCGAGGTGACCCAGGACAGCCTGCGCCGCGCAATCGGCGTGGTCCCTCAGGACACGGTGCTGTTCAACGAGAGCATCGCCTACAACATCGCCTACGGGCGCCCGGACGCGACGCCCGAGGAAATCCGCGAGGCGGTGCGCCTCGCCCACCTCGAGGACTTCGTGTCACGGCTGCCGAACGGGCTCGATACCGTCGTCGGCGAGCGTGGGCTCAAGGTTTCGGGCGGCGAGAAACAGCGTATCGCGATTGCGCGAATGCTGTTGAAGGATCCGCCGATCCTGGTCTTCGACGAGGCCACCTCGTCGCTGGATTCGGGATCGGAGAAGGCGATCCTGGCCGCGCTCAACGAGGTCGCATCACGGCGTACCACGCTGGTGATCGCGCACCGACTTTCCACCGTGATGGATGCCGACAACATCGTCGTGCTCGAGAATGGCCGCGTGATCGAACAGGGCACCCACCTGCAGCTGCTAGAACAAGACGGCGCCTATCGGCGCCTCTGGGAACACCAGCACGAGAGCGGGTCACCGCGCGGGAGCAGCACGGCCCGGGATTTCGATCCCCACCACGAACCGGCGCCCGAACCCGGGCGCGGTCCGTGAGCGTACGAGGGAAACCGGGATGCGGCGATGGCGGACGGATCGGAACGGGGCTTGCGCCGGCAATCGCAAGGCGGCACCGCCCGAACGGTGTCGGCGAGAAGGGCGCTCTGCGCACCGCCCGCGACAAGGTGCGGGAGCGAAAGGGCGGGCAAGCTCGCACTCCATGGCGCCCCTTTGGAGCCCGTCGGTCCGGCAGTCCTTTTGGCCTCGGGGCCGCCCGCCGCCCAGCAGGGATCCCGGCCGGACAGCCGCGCACAGCTCAGTCGCGCTTCAGCAGGTCGCCCA contains these protein-coding regions:
- a CDS encoding ABCB family ABC transporter ATP-binding protein/permease, producing the protein MRGHASLVDAPDGAVNWRIIRSLLPYLSEFRGRLFLAMGLMGLAKLANVTVPLALKYIVDHFEGAGTAEALVTVPLALLIAYGLLRFSATFFGELRDAVFVRVAERAMRRAALRVFQHLHRLELGFHLSRQTGGLSRDIERGTAGISFLLRFMVFNILPTMVEILLVAVILLVAVGPIFTFTVFAAIVVYVAFSVWVTEWRTRFVREANLRDNESNTRAIDSLLNYETVKYFGNERFEAERYDRGLAAWETARMKNVLSLVLLNSGQALIIATAITVMMVLAAYQVAAGTMTLGDLVMVNAYMIQLFIPLNFLGFVYREIRQSLANIERLFGLLEKPVKVEDRPGAPDLHVTAGTVRFENVRFRYHPDRPILEGVSLEIPAGQKVAVVGPSGAGKSTLSRLLFRFYDADRGRITIDGQDIREVTQDSLRRAIGVVPQDTVLFNESIAYNIAYGRPDATPEEIREAVRLAHLEDFVSRLPNGLDTVVGERGLKVSGGEKQRIAIARMLLKDPPILVFDEATSSLDSGSEKAILAALNEVASRRTTLVIAHRLSTVMDADNIVVLENGRVIEQGTHLQLLEQDGAYRRLWEHQHESGSPRGSSTARDFDPHHEPAPEPGRGP